GACATGCCGGGCCACCTCTGTTGCGATGGTTTGCTTGGCGTTGTGATTCAGAATCTGACGCCAGGCGTAGGCCATGTTGCCAGGCATGTTCATTTGCTGAACGCCGCCGTGCACGCGTCGGGCGATCCCCCGTTCGCACAGCAGATTCAGATCACGGCGAATGGTCTGCGTGGTGACCTGGAATTGCCGCGCAAGATCCTCTACGCTGATAAAATCCGCTTGACGGATCAAATCGGCAATGTGCGCCTGTCGCTCGGATAGTGGCATGGATCGAATAAATTTATCATTCAGTGGAAAATAATGTTCATATGAACGTGAAAACCAATATTAAGACGATTTCTCAATAGAAATCAAACTAATTATCGTTCGTTTGGCTTTCGTTACGGCATTGTTAGGATTCAATTAGCGTTCAAATGAAAATACTTTCTGCTGGGACAGTGAGGATTTCCGGGGGCGAATGTATTGAAGGCCGGCCCCCGTTGCCTTACCCGTGGGGACGAAAATAATAGGGTTGCGAGCGTTTCGGTATCCTGTGCCGGTCTTATTAACGCTTCATGGAATTGACGACATCCCCCACCGCATCGATCAGGCGGTGCATGTCCTCGGCGTGAACGTCGCCGATATTGCCGATACGGAAGGTCTCGCGGTCGGTTACCTTGCCCGGATAAATGACAAATCCCCGGGATTTCAAGTCTTCGTAAAATTTTTGGAACTGCCAATCCTCCGATCGGGGATAGAGAAACGCCGTGATGATGGGGGACTGCCATTGTGCGGGCAGCAGGGGCTGGAAACCGAGCCGCTGCATCCCCTCAACCAGAATGCGGTGGTTTTCCCTATAGCGGGCATGGCGGGTCTCGATGCCGCCTTCGGCCGCCAACTCACCCAGGGCCTGGGCAAACGCGCGCACCACGTGGGTGGGAGAGGTGAACCGCCATTTGCCGCCGTGATCTTCCATGGTCCGCCACTGATCGTAGAGGTCCAGGCTGAGGGACCGGGCCTGGCCGCGAGTTTGTTCCAATACCGTTTGGCGGGCGATGACAAATCCGAAACCCGGCACGCCCTGGATGCATTTGTTGGCGCTGCTGATCAGGTAGTCCGCACCCACGGCTTCCATATCCACCAGGATGCCGCCGAAACTGCTCATGGCGTCCACGATAAAGCACTTCCCGGAGGTCTTGACAATGCGGCCGATTTTTTCCACAGGGTTGAGCATGCCGGTGGTGGTTTCGCAGTGCACCACGGCCACATGGGTGATGGCCGCATCGGATTGCAGGCACGCCTCGATCCGATCCAGGTCCGGTGGCGTGCACTCGTCGCCGTTGATAAATTCGTGGTCGATGCCCTGGCGCCGGGCGATCTCGGCAATCCGACATCCATAAGCGCCGTTGGCGATGACCAGCAGCCTGCCGTCCGGTGGAACGGCCGTCGTGAGGGTCGCTTCCACGCAAAAGGTCCCGCTGCCCTGCATCAGGACACTGGTGAAGGTTTCGCCGTCGCCGGCCAGGCGGACGAGATCTTCTCGAATCTGCTGGACGATAGCGTTGTAGTCGCTGTCCCAGGTGCACCAGTCCCGGTACATGGCGGCTTTTACGGTTTTGGTGGTGCTCAGGGGGCCGGGGGTGAGCAAAAGGTACGGGTTGTCGGGCAACAGTTCAGGGTTCATGGCTTCTCATTGACTCGGTTAAGTTT
This window of the uncultured Desulfosarcina sp. genome carries:
- the phnW gene encoding 2-aminoethylphosphonate--pyruvate transaminase, translating into MNPELLPDNPYLLLTPGPLSTTKTVKAAMYRDWCTWDSDYNAIVQQIREDLVRLAGDGETFTSVLMQGSGTFCVEATLTTAVPPDGRLLVIANGAYGCRIAEIARRQGIDHEFINGDECTPPDLDRIEACLQSDAAITHVAVVHCETTTGMLNPVEKIGRIVKTSGKCFIVDAMSSFGGILVDMEAVGADYLISSANKCIQGVPGFGFVIARQTVLEQTRGQARSLSLDLYDQWRTMEDHGGKWRFTSPTHVVRAFAQALGELAAEGGIETRHARYRENHRILVEGMQRLGFQPLLPAQWQSPIITAFLYPRSEDWQFQKFYEDLKSRGFVIYPGKVTDRETFRIGNIGDVHAEDMHRLIDAVGDVVNSMKR